Within the Micromonospora citrea genome, the region AGCGCGCGGTCGGCCGGGATCGCGGGGATCCCGGCGACCTGACATGCTGCCGGAGGCGATTCGCGAGGACGCGGATCGCACGCGGGAGGAATGGGAGATGACCGGCGAGATCCTCTGGTCGTTACGGTCGGAATGCCCCATCCCGCCCCGGCTCTCGCCGCACGCCGACCGGGTGCAGGAGTGGGTGACCGACGACCTGCTGCCGGGCCTCGGCCTGCCGGCGGACGACCCGACCCCCCGGCGACTGGCCGGCGCGGGGGTCGCCCGGTACGCCGGCCGCCTCTACCCGGACGCCACCGAGGCCGACCTGCGCGTGCTCACGGCGCTGTTCACCTGGTTTTTCCTCGTCGACGACGCCTGCGACGGGCCGAACCGGCTCGGCCCCGACCAGATCCGCGCGCTGCGCGCCGGGGTGCTGAGCCTGCTGCACGACGGTCCCCGCCTGCGGCACGCCGGCCTGACGGGGCCGCTGCGGCGGCTGCTGGTGCGCGCCTGGCGGGAGCCGCGGCGGCGGATGCCGGCCCGCTGGCGGCAGCGATTCGCCGAGGCCGTCGCCGACCACCTGGACGGCACGTGGCGGGAGGCGGTCAACAAGTCGGCCGGGCGCCGGCCCGTCGTGGCCGAGTACGTCGAACTGCGGCGCGCCACCTCCGCCGCGTACGTGTCGTATCCGCTGGTGGAGTTCGTCACCGGTCGTCCGCTGCCCGACGCGGTCCACCACCACCCGCTGCTGCGCCGGATCGCCGACACGGGCAACGACCTGCTGTCCTGGTACAACGACCTGGCCTCGCTGGAGCGCGACCGGGCCACCTCGGGCGGGCACAACCTGGTGCTGGCGACGGCCGCCGAGCACGGGGTGCCGCTGGAGGCCGCGATCGCGCTGACCGCCGAGCGCTGGCGGGCGTCGATGCGGCGCTTCGTCGAGCTGCGCGCGGCGCTGCCGTCGTTCGGGCCGGCGCTGGACGAGGCGGTCACCGACCATCTCGACGGGGTGGCGAACGCCGTCCGGGGCACCGTCGAGTGGACGCTGGAGAGCGCCCGCTACCCCGACGCCCGCGCCGAGCCCGCCGCCCTCGGCTGAGCCCCGCCGCCGTCAGCTCAACCCGCCGCCCTCGGCTGAGCCCCACCGCCGTCAGCTCAACCCGCCGCCGTCAGCTCGGCCCGCCGTCCTGCGCCCGCCCGCCGCGGTGTGGGCCGACCGGCCCGGCGCGGGGCCGGTGGACCGGCCGCCGCGGTCGACCTCCCGCCGAGCAGTGGACCGGGCGCACCCTCAGGGGCGCAGGCCGAGGCGGACCACCAGGTCGAGCAGGGCGAAGACGAACAGCGCGATGCCGACGAAGCCGTTGGCCGTGAAGAAGGCCCGGTTGACCTTGCTCAGGTCGGTCGGGCTGACCACCACGTGCTGGTAGCCGAAGGCGAGCGCGGTCAGCGCCAGCCCGATCCACCAGGGCCAGCCGAAGCCGACAAGCGCGCCGAACCAGAGGAACAGCACGAACGTCACCACGT harbors:
- a CDS encoding terpene synthase family protein, with the translated sequence MTGEILWSLRSECPIPPRLSPHADRVQEWVTDDLLPGLGLPADDPTPRRLAGAGVARYAGRLYPDATEADLRVLTALFTWFFLVDDACDGPNRLGPDQIRALRAGVLSLLHDGPRLRHAGLTGPLRRLLVRAWREPRRRMPARWRQRFAEAVADHLDGTWREAVNKSAGRRPVVAEYVELRRATSAAYVSYPLVEFVTGRPLPDAVHHHPLLRRIADTGNDLLSWYNDLASLERDRATSGGHNLVLATAAEHGVPLEAAIALTAERWRASMRRFVELRAALPSFGPALDEAVTDHLDGVANAVRGTVEWTLESARYPDARAEPAALG